A stretch of Patescibacteria group bacterium DNA encodes these proteins:
- a CDS encoding polysaccharide deacetylase family protein, with amino-acid sequence MNKKIYFWAVVLLFLSLFLAVSGWRFVVSKTAKKTPVVIEEKAVIDPAVLKAQEEERKKAEEERKRKEEEEKFIASYGPCKWIPILMYHHIDNNSGSLYVDPGTFASQMDYLIGKGYTAISLLEVVFGLNGGPLPAKPVALTFDDGYRDFFSQAYPILRQKNLKATVFLITQLMEGGDYLTWEQAREMIGSSLITAGDHTLSHRGLGGLKEEQIKDEIISSKSILENQLKTGINVFAYPYGNYNQTAAKYLQEAGFVAAVTTDHGVSCAKAPYSLRRIRIGRSALSDYGL; translated from the coding sequence ATGAACAAGAAAATTTATTTTTGGGCGGTCGTTCTTCTTTTTTTAAGTCTGTTTTTGGCAGTTAGCGGTTGGCGTTTTGTTGTTTCCAAAACGGCCAAAAAGACCCCCGTTGTTATCGAAGAAAAGGCCGTGATTGATCCGGCCGTTCTCAAAGCCCAGGAAGAGGAAAGAAAAAAGGCGGAAGAAGAAAGAAAAAGAAAAGAAGAGGAAGAAAAATTTATTGCCAGCTACGGTCCCTGCAAATGGATTCCCATTTTAATGTATCACCACATTGACAATAATTCTGGTTCACTTTATGTTGATCCCGGGACTTTTGCTTCACAAATGGACTATTTAATCGGCAAGGGCTATACGGCCATCAGCCTTTTGGAAGTTGTCTTTGGTTTAAACGGCGGGCCATTGCCTGCGAAACCGGTAGCGCTTACTTTTGATGACGGTTACCGTGATTTTTTCAGTCAAGCCTACCCGATTTTGCGGCAAAAAAATCTTAAGGCGACGGTTTTTTTAATTACGCAACTTATGGAAGGAGGCGATTATCTGACCTGGGAACAGGCCAGGGAAATGATCGGCAGTTCGCTTATCACCGCCGGCGATCATACTTTATCCCATCGCGGTTTGGGAGGCTTAAAAGAGGAACAGATTAAAGACGAAATTATTTCTTCGAAGAGTATTTTAGAAAATCAGCTGAAAACGGGTATTAATGTTTTTGCTTATCCTTACGGAAATTATAATCAAACCGCCGCCAAATATCTGCAAGAGGCGGGTTTTGTGGCCGCGGTCACCACCGATCATGGTGTTTCTTGCGCTAAGGCCCCTTACAGTCTGCGCCGTATCCGTATCGGCCGTTCCGCCCTTTCGGACTATGGTTTATAG
- the frr gene encoding ribosome recycling factor, with protein sequence MADLAETQVKMQKALDIIRQDLSTIRTGRATPVLVENLVLAVYGGSQKLKLAELATISTVDSRTLLITPFDPSIAEEINRGIQMANVGLTPILEGEAIRISIPSLSEERRQEYLKLAKQKEEAGRIMIRQLRHELMSHLKNALQAKEISEDDHARWEKEMQEMTDKFITEIDELGRKKEEELLQV encoded by the coding sequence ATGGCTGATTTAGCCGAAACTCAGGTTAAAATGCAAAAAGCTCTTGACATTATCCGTCAGGATCTTTCAACTATTCGTACCGGCCGGGCCACGCCCGTCTTGGTGGAAAATCTTGTTTTAGCAGTTTACGGCGGTTCGCAAAAACTCAAACTGGCCGAATTAGCCACGATCAGTACGGTTGATTCAAGGACACTCCTCATCACGCCTTTTGACCCTTCCATTGCTGAGGAAATTAATCGCGGAATACAGATGGCCAACGTTGGTTTAACACCGATTCTTGAGGGAGAAGCGATCAGAATCAGTATTCCTTCGTTATCGGAGGAGCGCCGTCAGGAATACCTTAAATTGGCCAAGCAAAAGGAGGAAGCGGGTCGGATTATGATTCGACAATTAAGACATGAGTTGATGAGTCATTTGAAAAATGCTCTTCAGGCTAAAGAAATTTCCGAAGACGATCACGCTCGCTGGGAAAAAGAAATGCAGGAAATGACCGATAAATTTATCACCGAAATTGATGAACTGGGCAGAAAAAAAGAAGAAGAACTGCTGCAGGTATAA
- the rpsB gene encoding 30S ribosomal protein S2 → MQEISLKQLLEAGCHFGHQVPRWNPRAASFIYTARDHVHIIDLAKTKVGLEKALDFVRETASQGGLLIFVGTKRQAKGIVEEEAKRAGAMFLVARWPGGLLTNWWEMKKNLDKLRKGREEKAKNLWEKFTKKEQLLKSRELLKLEQVYGGVADLNDLPQVLFLVDIRKEESALKEAEKTNVKTVAIVDTNANPDLVDFPIPANDDAVGSIKLITSLVADAYFEGRELFNKKEAALSKKTETEKPDKKKEKVPKEKKPSEEKQKKKNHKK, encoded by the coding sequence ATGCAGGAAATATCCTTAAAACAACTTTTAGAAGCCGGTTGTCATTTTGGCCATCAGGTGCCAAGGTGGAACCCGCGGGCGGCCTCGTTTATTTATACCGCCAGAGATCATGTCCATATTATTGATTTGGCTAAGACCAAAGTGGGTTTGGAAAAAGCCCTGGATTTTGTTAGAGAGACAGCGAGCCAGGGGGGTTTGCTTATTTTTGTCGGCACCAAACGGCAGGCTAAGGGGATTGTCGAGGAAGAAGCCAAAAGAGCCGGAGCGATGTTTTTGGTGGCGCGCTGGCCCGGCGGTCTTTTAACAAACTGGTGGGAAATGAAAAAAAACCTGGACAAGTTAAGAAAAGGGCGCGAGGAAAAAGCCAAAAATCTTTGGGAGAAATTTACCAAAAAAGAACAACTGCTCAAAAGTCGCGAGCTTTTAAAACTGGAACAAGTCTACGGCGGCGTCGCCGACTTAAATGATTTGCCGCAGGTTTTATTTTTAGTGGATATTCGTAAAGAAGAATCGGCGCTTAAAGAAGCCGAGAAGACCAATGTCAAGACCGTGGCGATTGTTGACACCAACGCTAATCCGGATTTGGTTGATTTTCCTATTCCGGCCAATGACGATGCCGTGGGGTCGATTAAACTAATAACCAGCTTGGTGGCTGACGCCTACTTTGAAGGCAGAGAATTATTTAACAAAAAAGAGGCAGCTCTTTCCAAAAAAACCGAAACGGAAAAACCGGACAAAAAGAAAGAAAAAGTTCCTAAAGAAAAAAAGCCGTCAGAAGAAAAACAAAAAAAGAAAAACCACAAAAAATGA
- a CDS encoding DDE-type integrase/transposase/recombinase, translating into MKLRYLWPKGLYSQIHLLSKEGKRRLEWRDWYLTHGTNARAVCRYFSLSPDTFYRWKKRFRSFSLKSLEDNHKTRRPKHLREMITPLWLIDKVISIRRNDPEKSKYEIKEELKREKIKLGSSTIQKILNRHPELLNSQHVQRTRKQRRFAIARIKAARELREKYPGSLVQIDTKHLYILGQRFYLFAAIDGFTRMGYVSCFETGSSLSARFFLEELKRYFPFEIKAIQTDNGAEYLLNFHQACQDTGITHYFTDPYCPKQNGRAERFIQTAVYEFFNWQEDLLDDILMIRNYCQTFNDKYNNRRFNQAINYLTPREYFERRKVYVI; encoded by the coding sequence ATGAAGTTACGCTATTTATGGCCGAAGGGCCTATATTCTCAAATTCATCTCCTTTCTAAAGAAGGGAAAAGAAGACTGGAGTGGAGGGATTGGTATTTAACTCACGGCACCAACGCCCGGGCTGTCTGCAGGTATTTCTCGTTATCCCCTGATACTTTCTACCGGTGGAAGAAAAGATTTAGAAGTTTTAGCCTTAAAAGTCTTGAGGACAACCATAAAACCAGAAGACCTAAACATCTAAGAGAAATGATTACTCCTTTATGGCTTATTGACAAGGTTATTAGTATTAGGAGAAATGATCCGGAGAAAAGCAAGTATGAAATTAAGGAGGAGCTTAAAAGAGAGAAGATTAAGCTAGGTTCATCAACCATCCAAAAAATCCTTAACCGCCATCCCGAGCTTTTAAATTCTCAACATGTCCAAAGGACCAGAAAACAGAGAAGGTTTGCTATCGCCAGAATTAAGGCGGCCAGAGAACTAAGAGAAAAATATCCCGGCTCACTGGTCCAGATAGATACCAAGCACTTATATATTTTAGGCCAAAGATTTTATCTGTTTGCCGCCATTGATGGCTTTACCAGGATGGGTTATGTTTCCTGTTTTGAAACAGGATCATCGCTATCTGCCAGATTCTTTCTAGAAGAATTAAAAAGATATTTCCCGTTTGAAATTAAAGCTATCCAAACGGACAACGGAGCTGAATACCTTTTAAACTTCCACCAAGCCTGTCAAGATACTGGGATTACCCATTACTTTACCGATCCTTATTGTCCCAAACAAAATGGCAGAGCTGAAAGATTTATCCAAACAGCTGTCTATGAGTTCTTCAACTGGCAGGAAGACCTTTTAGATGATATATTAATGATTAGAAATTACTGCCAAACTTTTAATGACAAGTACAACAACCGAAGATTTAACCAGGCGATAAACTACCTAACACCTAGAGAATATTTTGAAAGGAGGAAAGTGTACGTCATCTAG
- a CDS encoding transposase produces the protein MPFRNVSFAPNFCYHVFNRGSEKRILFLYEKDYNNFLERVKDNLKKYSISLLSFCLLPNHFHFLLQQKSEASVAKFMNALLLGYAKYFNTKYERVGPLFQGRFKAKIIENDEYLLQLSKYIHCNPLSSSSGNHTDSRNFLSTYHYSSYSDYLGTKTWPFVETELILSYFSKNNPQLSYKSFVEETKVDLETLAPFVLED, from the coding sequence ATGCCGTTCAGAAATGTCAGTTTTGCTCCTAATTTTTGTTATCATGTTTTTAACCGCGGTTCTGAAAAAAGAATACTTTTTCTATATGAAAAGGATTATAACAATTTTTTAGAAAGAGTTAAAGATAATCTGAAGAAATATTCAATTTCGCTACTCTCTTTTTGTTTACTCCCTAATCACTTTCATTTTTTATTACAACAAAAGAGCGAAGCATCAGTTGCCAAATTTATGAATGCTCTTCTTTTGGGCTATGCTAAATATTTCAACACTAAATATGAAAGGGTTGGGCCACTTTTCCAGGGTAGGTTCAAAGCTAAAATTATTGAAAACGATGAATATTTATTACAGCTCTCAAAATATATTCACTGTAATCCTTTAAGTTCCAGTTCCGGAAATCATACGGATTCCCGGAATTTTCTTTCGACCTACCATTATTCTTCTTATTCAGACTATCTTGGAACCAAAACTTGGCCGTTTGTAGAAACCGAACTTATTTTATCTTATTTCTCAAAAAACAACCCGCAGCTTTCCTATAAGAGCTTCGTTGAGGAAACAAAAGTAGACCTAGAAACTCTGGCCCCATTTGTTCTTGAAGATTGA
- a CDS encoding M23 family metallopeptidase encodes MKKRNLLLIFLTIFFLLLVSGFIVLNFSFPKSAKLWQKAPASPTPPALQAVELKETFTLPVDKEFLATIPVSTASSTQLNFFLPPKTTVRAIASGKVRYVGRKLNEAGDAQFEDLIIEDQAVKSSVDYLLAPDSRILVKTGDYVMSGEKIAQISQENRGIKCLGQAKLSITIMLEGQPAILTKEMFK; translated from the coding sequence GTGAAAAAACGCAACCTGCTCTTAATTTTTTTGACGATTTTTTTCCTGCTTTTGGTCAGCGGCTTTATTGTTCTTAATTTTTCCTTCCCCAAATCAGCCAAACTCTGGCAAAAAGCCCCAGCTTCACCAACGCCCCCGGCTTTGCAAGCCGTCGAGCTTAAGGAAACTTTTACCCTGCCGGTTGACAAAGAATTTTTAGCGACGATTCCCGTTTCAACCGCGAGCTCAACCCAGCTTAATTTCTTTTTGCCGCCCAAAACAACGGTTAGGGCCATTGCTTCGGGAAAAGTCCGGTACGTCGGCCGCAAGCTTAACGAGGCCGGAGACGCGCAGTTTGAGGACCTGATTATTGAAGATCAAGCCGTTAAATCAAGCGTTGATTATCTTCTGGCTCCGGACAGCCGGATTTTGGTCAAAACGGGCGATTATGTTATGAGCGGCGAAAAAATCGCCCAAATCAGCCAGGAAAACAGGGGCATCAAATGTCTGGGCCAAGCGAAATTAAGTATAACCATCATGCTTGAAGGTCAACCGGCGATTTTGACCAAGGAAATGTTCAAATGA
- a CDS encoding RIP metalloprotease: MILTFIVFLAVLSLLVLVHELGHFLMAKKLGIKIEEFGFGLPPRIFGVKRGETVYSINWLPIGGFVKLYGEDEAGTHNPELLASKQNKAFFAKSKKARALVLVSGVTMNFLLAILVISYIFTQGVLIPTDKVYVKEISAGSPAEVAGLKINDRIFLVNDEKITAISQFQELTKKNLGREISIEVTRSVDNPCPLNPKVLGGYPGIKISCRGENPVFSLTPRVSPPQGEGPLGVAISNLEEKKYPLWQAPFLGTQEAVRLSGMMFFELGKILFNLITFKPVTAEVAGPLGIAQATGEAVKFGWMAVLQLVGLLSLNLAVINILPFPALDGGRLLFIALEALTKKRVNPKWEMWAHQTGMAILLGLVALVTINDVLRIFRR; this comes from the coding sequence ATGATACTGACCTTCATTGTTTTTCTTGCCGTTTTGTCGCTTTTGGTTTTAGTCCACGAACTTGGCCATTTTTTGATGGCTAAAAAACTGGGGATTAAAATTGAAGAATTCGGTTTTGGTCTGCCCCCGAGGATTTTCGGCGTCAAGCGCGGAGAAACTGTTTACTCGATTAATTGGTTGCCGATCGGGGGCTTCGTCAAACTTTACGGAGAAGATGAGGCCGGAACTCATAACCCCGAACTTTTGGCTTCGAAACAAAACAAGGCTTTTTTTGCGAAATCAAAAAAAGCCAGAGCTTTGGTTTTGGTTTCCGGAGTGACCATGAATTTTTTGCTGGCGATTTTGGTTATTTCCTATATTTTTACCCAGGGCGTTTTGATCCCGACGGATAAAGTTTACGTTAAAGAAATTTCGGCCGGTTCGCCGGCAGAAGTGGCCGGTTTAAAAATCAACGACCGGATTTTTCTGGTTAACGATGAAAAAATTACCGCTATTTCTCAATTTCAGGAACTGACCAAAAAGAACCTCGGCCGGGAAATTTCTATTGAAGTTACAAGATCAGTTGATAATCCCTGTCCTCTTAATCCTAAAGTCTTGGGGGGGTATCCGGGGATAAAAATTTCCTGCCGTGGAGAAAATCCCGTCTTTTCCTTAACCCCACGTGTTTCTCCGCCCCAAGGAGAAGGCCCTTTGGGCGTGGCGATTTCCAATTTGGAAGAAAAAAAATATCCTCTTTGGCAAGCGCCTTTTTTGGGAACTCAAGAAGCCGTTCGTTTATCGGGAATGATGTTTTTTGAACTTGGTAAAATCTTGTTTAATTTAATCACTTTTAAACCGGTAACGGCGGAAGTGGCCGGTCCTTTGGGAATTGCCCAGGCCACCGGTGAGGCGGTCAAGTTTGGCTGGATGGCGGTTTTACAACTGGTTGGCCTTCTCTCTTTGAATTTAGCCGTTATTAATATTCTGCCTTTTCCGGCTCTTGACGGCGGACGCTTGCTTTTTATAGCCCTAGAGGCTTTAACAAAAAAAAGAGTCAATCCCAAATGGGAAATGTGGGCCCATCAGACCGGCATGGCCATTCTTTTGGGATTGGTTGCTTTAGTGACCATCAACGATGTCCTGCGAATTTTCCGCCGCTAA
- a CDS encoding elongation factor Ts, producing the protein MINVDQIKKIREETNAGIADIKEALQEAGGHEKKAKEILTEKGLAKAAKKASRETKAGIIEAYIHATQTSGAIVILSCETDFVARNEEFGKLAHEIAMQICAMNPKDGKELLEQSFIKDESKTIDALLKENIVKFGENIKIEEFKRLAIK; encoded by the coding sequence ATGATTAATGTTGACCAAATTAAAAAAATAAGAGAAGAGACCAACGCCGGAATTGCCGACATTAAAGAGGCGCTGCAAGAAGCAGGGGGTCATGAAAAAAAAGCCAAAGAAATTTTAACGGAAAAAGGCTTGGCTAAGGCCGCGAAAAAAGCCAGTCGGGAAACGAAAGCCGGGATTATTGAAGCTTATATTCACGCGACGCAAACTTCCGGAGCCATTGTTATTTTAAGTTGCGAAACTGATTTTGTCGCCAGGAACGAAGAATTTGGAAAATTAGCTCACGAAATTGCCATGCAGATTTGCGCGATGAATCCCAAAGACGGAAAAGAACTTTTAGAACAATCCTTTATTAAAGACGAGAGCAAAACCATAGACGCCTTGCTTAAAGAAAACATTGTCAAATTCGGTGAGAATATTAAAATAGAAGAGTTCAAGAGACTGGCGATCAAATAA
- a CDS encoding HAD family hydrolase: protein MDQRFKDIKVIAWDLDTTLYKPNPVLGKAFLDGCIEEVAKVKNLSFARAEKLFNEERKKTNSSTQVLLNFFKMKTPQDVFYKMWEIQKRIGKINYLHKDPKLPEMFDRLSGFHHFIISNSVPEEIENVLSAIGLDSKYFEKLISVVDTGEPKPSLKPFRSLLELTGLPSGQHLMIGDREDVDIEPAKKLGFKTILVWGQSFLADASLSSVYEVAELLL from the coding sequence ATGGATCAAAGATTTAAGGACATTAAGGTCATTGCTTGGGATTTGGATACGACACTATATAAGCCCAATCCGGTTTTGGGTAAAGCCTTTTTGGACGGTTGTATTGAAGAGGTGGCCAAAGTTAAGAACCTGTCTTTTGCTCGCGCCGAAAAACTTTTTAACGAAGAGAGAAAAAAGACGAATTCAAGCACGCAGGTTCTTCTTAATTTTTTTAAAATGAAAACGCCCCAGGATGTTTTTTACAAAATGTGGGAAATCCAAAAGCGGATCGGCAAAATCAATTATCTTCATAAAGACCCGAAGCTTCCTGAAATGTTTGACCGATTATCCGGGTTTCACCATTTTATTATTAGCAATTCCGTGCCGGAGGAAATAGAAAACGTGCTTTCTGCCATTGGACTGGACAGCAAATATTTTGAAAAACTAATTTCCGTGGTTGACACCGGCGAACCAAAACCTTCCTTAAAACCTTTCCGTTCTCTGCTTGAGCTTACCGGTTTGCCCTCCGGACAGCATCTGATGATCGGCGATCGGGAAGATGTTGATATTGAACCGGCGAAAAAATTGGGCTTTAAAACGATTTTAGTTTGGGGTCAATCATTTCTGGCCGATGCTTCACTATCTTCGGTTTATGAAGTTGCCGAACTTCTTCTTTAA
- a CDS encoding thymidylate synthase, with amino-acid sequence MYKTTIINAKTLGEAWESACKVMLKDGCLRYVQAPEYQIETLDLPMMIIVDKPMDEPRLSKLAEDSREVVEEYTKTYLFGYKDPKKEKEFEYTYHSRLRCYPDCKVRAWLPALSENKEDLQKQIEEIIPDGKCVVERLDQVEYAIKIFKKDPTRRTVVLSTWIPYRDLMKFGPKREDTSSPCLVLIHPQLVDGFLHFFVTMKTNDLYNAWPGNAYAFTTLQKFMAKEIGVKVGTYTHFSVSMQIYKDKWTEARKKFKLK; translated from the coding sequence ATGTATAAAACGACGATTATTAATGCCAAAACACTGGGGGAGGCCTGGGAGAGTGCCTGTAAAGTCATGTTAAAAGACGGCTGTCTTCGTTATGTTCAAGCGCCCGAATACCAGATTGAAACTTTGGATTTGCCGATGATGATTATTGTGGATAAACCTATGGATGAACCCAGACTTTCCAAATTGGCAGAAGACAGCAGGGAAGTCGTTGAAGAATACACCAAGACCTACCTTTTTGGTTATAAAGACCCAAAAAAAGAAAAAGAGTTTGAATACACTTACCATTCCAGGCTTCGCTGTTACCCGGATTGTAAAGTCAGAGCCTGGTTGCCGGCCCTTTCGGAAAATAAAGAAGATTTGCAAAAACAAATCGAAGAAATTATTCCCGACGGAAAATGCGTCGTTGAACGCCTTGACCAGGTTGAATACGCCATTAAAATTTTCAAAAAAGATCCAACCCGAAGAACGGTTGTTTTGTCAACCTGGATTCCTTATCGGGATTTGATGAAATTCGGGCCAAAAAGAGAAGACACTTCAAGCCCTTGTCTGGTTTTAATCCACCCGCAATTAGTGGACGGTTTTTTGCATTTTTTTGTGACGATGAAGACGAACGATTTGTATAATGCCTGGCCGGGAAACGCTTACGCTTTTACAACTCTGCAAAAATTTATGGCCAAAGAAATCGGCGTTAAGGTCGGGACTTACACTCACTTTTCCGTTTCCATGCAAATCTATAAAGATAAGTGGACGGAAGCCAGGAAAAAATTTAAGTTAAAATAA
- a CDS encoding type II toxin-antitoxin system HicA family toxin, producing MPKLYSAKQVISALRRAGFEIVSQRGSHIKMRGIKAGKIQTVIIPNFKEIPMGTFSSILSQANLTRAEFDSYIK from the coding sequence ATGCCTAAACTCTATTCTGCCAAGCAGGTAATTTCTGCTTTACGTCGAGCAGGATTTGAGATTGTTTCCCAACGTGGAAGTCATATTAAAATGCGAGGAATTAAAGCAGGCAAGATCCAGACTGTAATTATCCCCAATTTCAAAGAGATTCCCATGGGAACATTTTCCTCAATTCTTAGTCAGGCAAATTTAACACGGGCAGAATTTGATTCATATATTAAATAA
- a CDS encoding formate--tetrahydrofolate ligase, with the protein MITKIRSKTDISERHSPRLSRSIPGINGSDYIRLLPIEKVAAKIGLKPKDLEFYGPYKAKISPVWQKNPSNNLILVTAMTPGKFGEGKTTTAIGLSQALWQLGQKNLVVLREPSLGPCFGLKGGATGGGKATVEPQSEINLHFTGDIHAVTYAHNLLASLIDNSLYFENPLKMEIDSLFWPRVLDLNDRALRHLEIKMPRKNGETLKRETRFDITVTSEVMTILCLAKNEADIKERLAKITIGFDQEGKPVTAKMLKAEGAMAVLLKGAMKPNLVQTQEGTPALVHGGPFANIAHGSPSLLAIKTAQSLADYTIVEAGFGADLGAEKFINIVSRLGELTPKVAVLVVTARALSESGFENLSRHVENLQNFGLKVILCLNRFTDDLPSEITALHKLAEQNNLPLAESFVFQKGGEGGLDLGKKVMALCQVETKPSLKFSYELKETLDHKILAIVRQIYKAQDVSYSEVAWAKLNKYRDLAKDFFVCLAKSQYSFSHDPNLSGAPKDYTFLISDLRLATGAGFVIPIAGEIMTMPGLPRHPLAEKF; encoded by the coding sequence ATGATAACAAAAATTAGGAGCAAAACTGACATTTCTGAACGGCATAGTCCCAGATTATCACGTTCGATTCCGGGAATCAATGGGTCAGACTATATCAGATTGTTGCCTATTGAAAAAGTCGCCGCCAAAATCGGTTTAAAACCCAAAGACTTGGAATTTTACGGTCCCTATAAAGCGAAAATCAGCCCCGTTTGGCAAAAAAATCCGTCAAATAACCTGATTTTGGTTACCGCCATGACTCCGGGAAAATTCGGCGAGGGGAAAACGACAACCGCGATCGGTCTTTCGCAAGCCCTTTGGCAGTTAGGCCAAAAAAACCTGGTCGTTTTACGCGAACCGTCTTTAGGTCCCTGTTTTGGTTTGAAGGGCGGGGCAACCGGCGGCGGCAAAGCGACGGTGGAACCGCAAAGCGAGATTAATCTTCATTTTACCGGTGATATTCATGCCGTCACTTACGCTCATAATCTTTTGGCGTCCCTAATCGACAACAGTCTTTATTTCGAAAATCCTTTAAAGATGGAAATTGATTCGCTTTTCTGGCCAAGAGTTTTGGATCTTAATGACCGCGCCTTAAGACATCTCGAAATCAAAATGCCAAGGAAAAACGGGGAAACGCTTAAAAGAGAAACGCGGTTTGATATTACCGTTACCTCGGAAGTGATGACCATTCTTTGTTTGGCCAAAAATGAGGCGGACATTAAAGAGCGTCTGGCCAAGATTACGATCGGTTTTGACCAGGAAGGAAAACCGGTGACCGCGAAAATGTTAAAAGCCGAAGGCGCCATGGCGGTTTTACTGAAAGGGGCCATGAAGCCAAATTTAGTGCAAACCCAGGAAGGGACACCGGCCCTTGTTCACGGCGGTCCTTTTGCCAATATTGCCCACGGGAGTCCAAGTCTTTTGGCGATTAAAACCGCTCAAAGTTTAGCCGACTACACGATTGTTGAGGCCGGTTTTGGGGCCGATCTGGGGGCGGAAAAATTTATCAATATCGTTTCCCGTTTGGGAGAATTAACGCCCAAAGTGGCGGTTTTAGTCGTGACCGCTCGGGCGCTTTCCGAATCGGGTTTTGAAAACTTATCAAGACATGTTGAAAATCTGCAAAATTTTGGTCTGAAAGTAATTTTATGTCTTAATCGCTTTACCGACGACCTTCCTTCGGAAATTACGGCTCTCCATAAATTGGCCGAGCAAAACAATCTTCCTTTGGCGGAAAGTTTTGTTTTTCAAAAAGGCGGGGAGGGAGGATTGGATTTGGGAAAAAAAGTTATGGCCCTTTGCCAGGTAGAAACAAAGCCTTCTCTTAAATTTAGTTACGAATTGAAGGAAACTTTAGATCATAAAATTTTAGCCATTGTCAGACAAATTTATAAAGCTCAAGACGTTTCTTATTCTGAGGTGGCTTGGGCAAAATTAAACAAGTACAGGGATTTGGCCAAAGATTTTTTTGTCTGTTTGGCCAAAAGCCAATACAGCTTTTCTCATGATCCCAATCTTTCGGGCGCGCCTAAAGATTACACTTTTTTAATCAGTGATCTTCGCCTGGCCACGGGTGCGGGCTTTGTTATCCCGATTGCCGGCGAAATCATGACGATGCCCGGTCTTCCTCGTCATCCTTTAGCCGAAAAATTTTAA
- a CDS encoding type II toxin-antitoxin system HicB family antitoxin, translating to MKTKRRLKSGLHILLWQEDDWYVVRCLEVEVASQGVNKKEALKNIEEALELYFEDEKVPTPETLNNPELIPLSFKITYA from the coding sequence ATGAAGACTAAAAGAAGATTAAAATCAGGTTTGCATATTCTTCTTTGGCAAGAGGATGATTGGTACGTGGTAAGGTGTTTAGAAGTTGAAGTAGCCAGTCAGGGAGTAAATAAAAAGGAAGCTCTAAAGAATATTGAAGAGGCCCTGGAGTTGTATTTTGAGGACGAAAAGGTGCCAACGCCGGAAACTCTTAATAACCCTGAACTTATTCCTCTCTCTTTCAAGATCACGTATGCCTAA